From one Streptomyces chromofuscus genomic stretch:
- a CDS encoding cupin domain-containing protein: protein MSVSPSPSAPVSPSASVAGSAPAPASAAGAPTQADLLDFVRRTAADAALIDSLPLDPEGRTWVRLEGPGGSEAWLIGWPPGTGTGWHDHADSVGAFLTARGELKEHSLAARLPTDGWKTLELTEDVDRQRRLPAGQGRSFGRHHVHEVLNESPDRHAVSVHVYYPPLPRIRRYSRTGSVLRLEQVERPEDWQ, encoded by the coding sequence TTGTCTGTCTCCCCCTCTCCCTCCGCCCCCGTATCCCCTTCCGCTTCGGTTGCCGGCTCCGCACCGGCTCCCGCATCGGCCGCGGGCGCCCCGACACAGGCCGACCTCCTCGACTTCGTCCGGCGAACGGCCGCCGACGCCGCGTTGATCGACTCACTGCCGCTCGACCCCGAGGGCCGTACCTGGGTACGACTGGAGGGTCCCGGCGGCAGCGAGGCCTGGCTGATCGGCTGGCCCCCCGGCACGGGCACCGGCTGGCACGATCACGCCGACTCGGTGGGCGCCTTCCTCACCGCCCGCGGTGAACTCAAGGAGCACTCCCTCGCCGCCCGGCTGCCCACCGACGGCTGGAAGACCCTGGAACTCACGGAGGACGTCGACCGGCAACGCCGACTGCCGGCGGGCCAGGGCCGCTCCTTCGGCCGCCACCATGTCCACGAGGTGCTCAACGAGTCCCCCGACCGGCACGCCGTCTCCGTACACGTCTACTACCCACCGCTGCCGCGGATCCGCCGGTACAGCCGTACGGGGAGTGTGTTGCGGCTGGAGCAGGTCGAGCGGCCGGAGGACTGGCAGTGA